GCCTTTGCCAATGCCTTTGCCTCGTTCATTTTCCCAAACCGTAACATCCTGAATATAGGCATCGCTAAACCCGTCGGATATGGCTCTGCCCATTCCGATTATTTCTTCTTTCCGCTTGGCTATTACAAAGCAGAAACTATTGGATACTATGCCTTTTACTGTTTCAATATATTGGGGATTTTCATCAGTTTGCCACCATCCGGCAGCTCTATACAGCTCCAAGATTCGCTTATTATCTGTATCTTTCACCACGTGATAAACAATTTCTTCCATTTCCTTTACCTATGTGTTTTAATTGATATAATAAACCTTAGCAAGGCTTTTGCAAGGTTTAAAGATAATAAAAGATCGTTGAATAATCGGGATACGGGGTAAAGCTCCAAACTACAAGTGTGGGTGGGGTAGGCATAGCTACGATCAGAAAAAGCCCACCATACCGATATTTAGCAAGATAAATCTGCTATATATGGATGTGCAACGGGTCTCATAACAGCTATGTTTATCTGCAGAGCAATTCGTCTAAGATGGCTTTTGCTTGTTCCTTGGCACCCTCACCCATTTCCGCTACTGGTCCCACACATGCAGGGCAACCATTTTCACACTCACATTCAGAAACCAGCTCGAAGGCTGCGGTCAGTACTTTTT
This DNA window, taken from Candidatus Cloacimonadota bacterium, encodes the following:
- a CDS encoding GNAT family N-acetyltransferase, which translates into the protein MEEIVYHVVKDTDNKRILELYRAAGWWQTDENPQYIETVKGIVSNSFCFVIAKRKEEIIGMGRAISDGFSDAYIQDVTVWENERGKGIGKGIIKELIRFLEAHEIQWIGLISEPGYEDFYSKLGFGQMKSYTPFLYKKE